The nucleotide sequence AGGTGACTGTCGAAGAAAAGCGGCTCAGAGTCGATCGGGTGTTTGCCTGCGGCGACGTCGGGCCCATCATCAATCGCAGCATGGCGGAGCACCAGGTTGTGGGTTCGGTCTGTGACGGTCTTTCCACCATGATGGGGCTGGAAATCACGTTCACCGACGGCCGGGTCAACGAAACCAACTTTGATCGCTATCCCATGATGCGTATGCCGAGCGCACCGCCGGTTGAGGTTAAATTCCTCGAGGACAATCCTTCGCCGACAGGGCTTGGCGAACCCGCGCTGCCCCCGGCTGCGCCCGCGGTTGTGAACGCCATCTTCGCGGCAACCGGCGAACGCCTCCGAGAGCTGCCGCTCACCAGGGCGGGCTGGAGCTGGATGGCGTAATCACCGGCTGCCAGTCGCCGAGATTCAGAGGTGGCCCCGAGGGTGCTGCCCCGGCCAGATCCGGCGCAGCAGTGCATAGCTGGCCCCGGCGACCAGGAAAGAGTCCAGCGAGCCAACGCCGGTCAGCGTCAGGTATCCGGTGCTCGCCAGCCAGGCGACCCCGGTGGCTACACCCCAGGCCAGGAGCGCCGGAATCTCCGCGGCTAACCCTACTTTCTCGTCGCCTTCGGTCAGCTGCAGCAGCAGATAGTGCGACAGATAAATGCCGCTGATCGGGGGAACGGCGATTGAAAGTAAAACCAGATAGGGCACCAGGTTATCAGCCAGGCCAGCAAGGCCCGCCAGCGTGCCGGCAGCCCCGGCAAGCACGGTGACCAGACGGTAACGTTTGCCCGGAATCAGCGTGTCGAAGGCCAAGGACGCGGAATACAGGTTGCTGCAGTTGGTGGTCCAGGTAGCAAACACCACCAGGGCCAATGCCGGTATTCCAAGCCCCAGGAAGACGAGCCGCTCCACGTAGCCGCCTTCGATCGGCAGCAGCCCGGGGATCCCCGCAAGCATTAGCACACCGCCATAGCCCAGACCATAGCCAGCGAAAGCTGCGGCTGTGGCCTGGCCACGGGTCTTCACAAAGCGCGCAAGATCCGGCGCGATCGTCACGGCCACCATGTAGGCGCCGATCACCACCGATACGCCGGTGCCGAGGGAAGTGATGTTCCCGGTGCCGTTTGCCGTCAGCGCTTCCGGTGAGAGTTGGCCCACACTCAACCAGACGGCCACCACCAGCAGGACCAGCAGCAGCGGCACGACAAAGCGGCTCAGCCGCTCGATGGCGCGAAAGCCAAAGAGGGTGGTGGCAACCATCAATCCGCTGCCGAGGAGCGTCATCGCCCATTGCGGTGCGCTGAGGCCTGCAACCTGCTGGATTGCTCCGGCGAGCGCCTGCCCAAACAGCTGCGCCGTGACGCCAAACCAACCCAGCAGACTCGTTGCCATGACCAGGGTAACCAGCCGACAGCCCTGCGCGCCAAAAGGTCCGCGGATGATTTCATAGGTGGAGCGCCGCAGCTTGGCGGCCAGCGACATGGTGAGCGCCGCAATGACGGCAACCGCCGCGCTGCCGAGGGTGACGGCAATCGCGGCCCGCTTCAGCCCGAGTCCGGCGACCACCTCACCACCCACCAAAAAGGCTGGGATCGTGATTGCCACCCCGACGATGACCAGCGACAGCTGCAGGCCGTTGACCAACTGATCCGACGCGATACCCGTTGGTTCCACGGGTTTGGCGGCACCACCCATATTCGCTACCCGCCGCCGACCGAGGGGCCGAGCCCTCGGCGGGTCAAGGAGGGACCTAGAAGTTCCAGGTGGCCTCCAGGCCAAACTGTCGACCGCCGGACCAGGACCTCACGAAACCGACAACGCCGTCGATCAGTCCAAACTCGTTGGCCTGAAACTCCTCCAGCACGTTGGTGCCAAAGGCGGTCACCATCCAGTTCTCTCCCGCGACCGAAACACGAACGTTAAGGTAGTCACGGTCGGTGACCTCGTAAAGCTCCTGCCGTGCCAGATACCAAGATCCCTGGCGCCGGTAATCAATCCGGAAACTGCCGTCTAGTGACTCGCCCACCGGGAACCGATAGTCGCTGGATAGATTGAAGGTGTAGTCCGGGACATTCGGCACAGCCAGCCCGCTACCGCTTTCCTCAGCGTCCACGTAGCCGTAGCCGGCGGACAGCGTCCAATCGTCCGTGGCTCTGAGGGCCGCTTCGAGCTCCAGCCCGTCGATATCCACCGACGGAATGTTGGTGGTCAGGCGGAAGGGCGGACCGCCGATAATGGTGCTGAACTGCTGCTCGGAGTAATCGATACGGAAGATTGCGCCGTAGAGCGACCAGCGGTTGCTCGCGTCAGCATACTTGAACCCCAGCTCGATGTTCTCGGTGCTTTCGGCCGCCGTCGGGTTGCCGGTGTTGAAGAAACCCGGTCGATAGCCTTCCGCATATGTTGCGTAGGTCATCAGCTGATCGCTCCAGTCGTAGGACAGCGAGACCTTGGGCTGGAGGTCGTCGTCGCTTTCTTCCGGCGTATTGACCACGTTCCCAAACTCGTCGTTGCTGGGCAGCAGAAATGCGGCATCCTCACAGCCGAAACACTGGTAGCCCGTGTTGTCGTAGGTGGCGTCGTCGTAACGTAAGCCCACCGTCAGCTCGAGCCGGTCGCTGATGTCGTAGTTGACCTGACCGAACAGCGCCCAGAGTTCGTCGTTCTTGAAGTCCGTCCGCGGAAACGGTGCGCCGACGGCTTGAAAGAAGTCGGGCCCAAGCTGGTTGGTGTTTTGCGCCACGGGGAGGGACAAGACGGTCCGGGCCTCACGGTCCTGGTACCACGCGCCGGCCAGCCAGCGAAAGCGACCGTTGTTGTTGGAGGTCAGGCGAAATTCCTGCGTGAAGGCTTCGAAATCATCATCCAGACTTTGGGCGCGACCGGTGACGTTGGTCAAGCCGGTCAGCGACGGGAAAAAGCCAGAGGCCGCGGCGCCGGCGATTCCCAGAATATCCGTAGCAGCCCAATCAGAGTCGCCGGCGAGCTCCTGGTCAGCGTCGTCATACGAGGTAATCGACGTCAACGTGAACTGGTCAAATTCATAGTCCAGCTTCATGGAGAGGTTGACGAAATCTCGTTCCTCAGCACCGAGAAAGTCACTCTGGATATCGAAGGCCGTACCGTCGAAATCATTGACCGTCTGATCGATGCTCAATACCGGCACAAACAGCGCCCCGGTGAAATCTGGGATCGCATGGCGAGCGGTAAACGGCGAGTCGTTGGGGCTCAGCGGTCGAGCCGGGATTCGGGACTGCTCGATCGCGCCGGCCTCGTAAGCGCCGAAGCTCGCTCGAAAATCGGCGGTGAGACGATCGCCCTCGTACAGTAGCCGTCCTCCCAGCTGCAGCGCTTCGTCAAAGTCCACCTCATTGCCGCGCACGTTGTCGACGACGCCGTCGAAGTCGCGGTAGCTGGCACGGGCCCGGTACGACCAGTTCTCGCTGTCACCCAGCGGGCCGGAGATCACGCCCTGGAGCCGCAGGTCGTTACCGCTTGCGCCCGTCACGCGCAGGCGTCCTTCCATCTCGTCTGACGGCATCGCCGTGGTGATGTTGATCGCGCCCGCCATGGCGCCGGCGCCGTAAAGTGCACCCTGCGGACCGCGCAGCACCTCGATACTTTCAATATCCACCAGTCCCTGGTTGATAAAATCGAGAGCTGCCACCTGCACGCCGTCCACGACCACGGTGACCGGCGGCAGACCCTGCTGGGCCGTGCTGATGCCGCGCATGGTAATGAAGCTCACGCCGTCGCGAAATCCCTCCCGAATCATCAGATTAGGTGTGAGGTTGGCAAAATCGTTGACGTTGTTGATGCCGGCCCGCTCGATTGTGTCAGCGGTGAACACCGTCACCGCGTCCGGAATATCGGTGATGCTCTCATCCCGCTTCCGCGCTTTGACGATCACCTCCTCGATGGCCTCAGACCCTGGCTGAGCCAGCGCCGGCTGGGTGCCGATAAGCCCGCCCAGTATGCCGGCTAGCGCCGCGCTGACCGCTAGCGAGAGCCGGCGCTTGCGCCGCAGTTTGAACGGGTTATTGCTCCGGGCCCTTGGATTGGAATGGGTCATGAGATTCTCCTTACAGATGAGCGGATTCGAGCGGAACAAACGGTTGCTCCAGACCAAAGCAGGCTGGACCGACAACCTTTAACGCTTTTTCGGTGCGCAGCTCGGCCGGGGCGGCAATCCCCAGCACCGATACGCGCTGACCGTAGCGCAGCCCTTCGGTGGTAATCGGTGCCGCCGTTTCCTGGTCAACAATACAAATGAGATCCGGCACGATGGCGCAGACTTCGCCGTTACGTACCGCAATGAGGTTTTCGTTCTGAAACTTGATTTCCATCCGGTCCGGACCGCCGTCCAGCGCGTCGAGCTTGATGGTACCCACCGCAAAGCCTGCGGTGGTCTCCCGGAACAAGTCGACAATCTTGCCTTCGAAGAGCAGGCGGGCACTGGTGGAAAAATCCAGCTCCGCCAGGTGTTCGAGAAGCGCGTGTACGGGCGGTTCATCCGCCTGTCTGGCCTGCCGAATGGCGCGGCCGATGCCTAGCGCCACCGTCAGCGTGCCGCGCAGAATGCTCGCCTTAACCTGTGCGCCGGTCATCGGATAGCACGCCATCAGGGCGCTTGCGCCCATCGCCACGACGGTACTGCGGGCAAACTTCTCAGCGGTTTCGTCATCGCCGGTGTTGATCAGCACCGTATTGCCGAATTCGTCGGTGAGCGTCAGGGGCGTCGAGGGATTGCCTTCGATGCTGTAGGTCACCATTTGGAGCTGCGGGAAAGCCCGACCCATCCCGTCGCCGTCGATCACAGGCAGGTTCAAGGTCGAACCCACCACCAGCGGCAGCAGCGCGTTCAGGCCGCCGATTTCCGCCGCCAAAATGCCGTAAGCCTTTTGCCCGAGATAGGACTCAAGCGCGCGAACCGAAGCGATCGCCTCGTCGCCGCTCGGCAGCTTTTCCATCATGACGGTTGGTGCGCCGATCATGGCCGAAACCAGCAGGAGCGCATCGTCGGGAAGATCGTCAGCCTGCTGCAGGGTCAGCGGTCCGCCTTTCGACAAGGACTCGCTCAGCAGCAGGCTGCCGATGTACGGATCGCCGCCGCCGCCCGTGCCCAGGAGCGCCGCGCCGATGGAATAGTCTTCAACGTCGTCGATGGTAATCTTCATACCGCTGCTCCGACCGCCTGAGAAA is from Pseudomonadota bacterium and encodes:
- a CDS encoding cytosine permease translates to MEPTGIASDQLVNGLQLSLVIVGVAITIPAFLVGGEVVAGLGLKRAAIAVTLGSAAVAVIAALTMSLAAKLRRSTYEIIRGPFGAQGCRLVTLVMATSLLGWFGVTAQLFGQALAGAIQQVAGLSAPQWAMTLLGSGLMVATTLFGFRAIERLSRFVVPLLLVLLVVAVWLSVGQLSPEALTANGTGNITSLGTGVSVVIGAYMVAVTIAPDLARFVKTRGQATAAAFAGYGLGYGGVLMLAGIPGLLPIEGGYVERLVFLGLGIPALALVVFATWTTNCSNLYSASLAFDTLIPGKRYRLVTVLAGAAGTLAGLAGLADNLVPYLVLLSIAVPPISGIYLSHYLLLQLTEGDEKVGLAAEIPALLAWGVATGVAWLASTGYLTLTGVGSLDSFLVAGASYALLRRIWPGQHPRGHL
- a CDS encoding TonB-dependent receptor, whose amino-acid sequence is MTHSNPRARSNNPFKLRRKRRLSLAVSAALAGILGGLIGTQPALAQPGSEAIEEVIVKARKRDESITDIPDAVTVFTADTIERAGINNVNDFANLTPNLMIREGFRDGVSFITMRGISTAQQGLPPVTVVVDGVQVAALDFINQGLVDIESIEVLRGPQGALYGAGAMAGAINITTAMPSDEMEGRLRVTGASGNDLRLQGVISGPLGDSENWSYRARASYRDFDGVVDNVRGNEVDFDEALQLGGRLLYEGDRLTADFRASFGAYEAGAIEQSRIPARPLSPNDSPFTARHAIPDFTGALFVPVLSIDQTVNDFDGTAFDIQSDFLGAEERDFVNLSMKLDYEFDQFTLTSITSYDDADQELAGDSDWAATDILGIAGAAASGFFPSLTGLTNVTGRAQSLDDDFEAFTQEFRLTSNNNGRFRWLAGAWYQDREARTVLSLPVAQNTNQLGPDFFQAVGAPFPRTDFKNDELWALFGQVNYDISDRLELTVGLRYDDATYDNTGYQCFGCEDAAFLLPSNDEFGNVVNTPEESDDDLQPKVSLSYDWSDQLMTYATYAEGYRPGFFNTGNPTAAESTENIELGFKYADASNRWSLYGAIFRIDYSEQQFSTIIGGPPFRLTTNIPSVDIDGLELEAALRATDDWTLSAGYGYVDAEESGSGLAVPNVPDYTFNLSSDYRFPVGESLDGSFRIDYRRQGSWYLARQELYEVTDRDYLNVRVSVAGENWMVTAFGTNVLEEFQANEFGLIDGVVGFVRSWSGGRQFGLEATWNF
- a CDS encoding DUF917 domain-containing protein, with the protein product MKITIDDVEDYSIGAALLGTGGGGDPYIGSLLLSESLSKGGPLTLQQADDLPDDALLLVSAMIGAPTVMMEKLPSGDEAIASVRALESYLGQKAYGILAAEIGGLNALLPLVVGSTLNLPVIDGDGMGRAFPQLQMVTYSIEGNPSTPLTLTDEFGNTVLINTGDDETAEKFARSTVVAMGASALMACYPMTGAQVKASILRGTLTVALGIGRAIRQARQADEPPVHALLEHLAELDFSTSARLLFEGKIVDLFRETTAGFAVGTIKLDALDGGPDRMEIKFQNENLIAVRNGEVCAIVPDLICIVDQETAAPITTEGLRYGQRVSVLGIAAPAELRTEKALKVVGPACFGLEQPFVPLESAHL